One window of Pseudochaenichthys georgianus chromosome 18, fPseGeo1.2, whole genome shotgun sequence genomic DNA carries:
- the LOC139435703 gene encoding uncharacterized protein has product MPETIGWDVSRVPETIGWDVSRVPETIGWDVSRVPETIGWDVSRVPETIGWDVSRVPETIGWDVSRVPETIGWDASRVPETIGWDVSRVPETIGWDVVRVPETIGWDVSRVPETIGWDASRVPETIETIGWDVSRVPETIGWDVVRVPETIGWDVSRVPETIGWDVVRVPETIGWDASRVPETIGWDVSRVPETIGWDASRVPETIGWDASRVPETIGWDVSRVPETIGWDVSRVPETIGWDVSRVPETIGWDVVRVPETIGWDVSRVPETIGWDVVRVPETIGWDVSRVPETIGWDVSRVPETIGWDMSRVPETIGWDVSRVPETIGWDVSRVPETIGWDVSRVPETIGWDVSRVPETIGWDVSRVPETIGWDVSRVPETIGWDVSRVPETIVPSSSSSSSSSSSNNIRPLNNWNLIISERLSADSAGFLFETL; this is encoded by the exons atgccggagacgataggttgggacgtgtctCGTGTGCcagagacgataggttgggacgtgtctcgtgtgccggagacgataggttgggacgtgtctCGTGTGCcagagacgataggttgggacgtgtctcgtgtgccggagacgataggttgggacgtgtctcgtgtgccggagacgataggttgggacgtgtctCGTGTGCcagagacgataggttgggacgcgTCTCGTGTGCcagagacgataggttgggacgtgtctCGTGTGCcagagacgataggttgggacgtggtacgtgtgccggagacgataggttgggacgtgtctCGTGTGCcagagacgataggttgggacgcgtctcgtgtgccggagacgatag agacgataggttgggacgtgtctCGTGTGCcagagacgataggttgggacgtggtACGTGTGCcagagacgataggttgggacgtgtctCGTGTGCcagagacgataggttgggatgTGGTACGTGTGCcagagacgataggttgggacgcgtctcgtgtgccggagacgataggttgggacgtgtctCGTGTGCcagagacgataggttgggacgcgtctcgtgtgccggagacgataggttgggacgcgtctcgtgtgccggagacgataggttgggacgtgtctCGTGTGCcagagacgataggttgggacgtgtctCGTGTGCcagagacgataggttgggacgtgtctCGTGTGCcagagacgataggttgggacgtggtACGTGTcccggagacgataggttgggacgtgtctCGTGTGCcagagacgataggttgggacgtggtACGTGTGCcagagacgataggttgggacgtgtcacgtgtcccggagacgataggttgggacgtgtcacgtgtgccagagacgataggttgggacatGTCTCGTGtgccggagacgataggttgggacgtgtcacgtgtcccagagacgataggttgggacgtgtctcgtgtgccggagacgataggttgggacgtgtctCGTGTGCcagagacgataggttgggacgtgtctcgtgtgccggagacgataggttgggacgtgtcacgtgtcccagagacgataggttgggacgtgtctCGTGTcccggagacgataggttgggacgtgtctcgtgtgccggagacgatag